In Primulina huaijiensis isolate GDHJ02 chromosome 4, ASM1229523v2, whole genome shotgun sequence, the DNA window TTTCCGCCTTAGTTGAACCACCTCAGTACCATAAGGGCCAAATGCACCAACATATAGACCTGAAGTAACAATAATACATCTAGAGTGAAAGAGAAGTCATTTGTgtcaaaataaacatgcatggGAAAAGGGCGAGAACGTAAACTCACCATCAAATATATCTAAATCACCTTGGGAGGTAGAAATACGACTAAAATTTGTGTACTCGGATAATCTATTCTGCTTCTGCGCATGACTGACAGCAAGCTTAACCATTTCTCGAACATCTTTGGAAATCTATAGTGATCACAAGATAATTCTGAGTTTTGAAACAAATCAACATTAAGCATTGGACGATCGAAACAATTGATACATATATAGAGCTATTCGAAACAAGACCCATTATTCAAGGTGGCAGAACATTTCTAgtgcaaatttcaaaatcaataaccACATAGGAAATGCCAAATTGGAATACATATTCCATGTAAAAGATCAGGATGACCCCAAGTTTCCCCAACCTCACAGGAGGTTAACATAGGAGTAAACTTTATTGGACCAAAGGTGCACGTTTTCACAGATGCAATATTTCAACTCCTCATTCAAAACAGAACCTTTGGAAGCACATATTTACCAATTGTTTTTTTCTACAACTCTTTCTTTAATAAAGTACACtcaacttatttttcattaataccTTGGAAGAAACTTTATCAGAGCCCATAAACACCTTGGCCACATCAGGTGGCATAAGTTCAGAAACACTATGGGCAGTGATAGCAGCCACCACCTCCACCTTCGATGCTGCATTTTTTTCTGCGCCATTATCTTGATCTCCTTTTGGAATATGCAACACAAAGGAATCCCTCTCCGTATCCTTTATATTAGCTGGGACACGAACAAACTCATCTTTCGTATGATCGTCTTCTTTATTGTGCAATACTCCTCCAATGTAAAGTTTCATGTCTAGATTCTTTTCATCTTCCAATGTGTCATTATCTCCTTGAGCAGTGACTTGAtcttgctgattgtcatttatATCACCCGCTTCCTCCTCGGAATCTTCACTTGTTGTTTTCTCATAATCTTCTTCTATCAATTGCCTCACAGCATCCTCAGTCATGTCTTCGGTAATATTAACTTTCATTACTTTAAACTTCAGTTCTGGAATTTTTTCTTTAAGAAAATTCATGACACTTTTTATCCCTTCATCAGCTCCTTCCATGTCGATActttttacttttcttttttCCGCTTCACTTTCTTCTACGTTATCATCAACTACTGGTGTATCCACAATCTCACTTGCTGATGGCGTAGTGGATTTATCAGATGATGCACGTGAATTAGCCGAATTTCCTTTAGTTCGTTTTAGAAATACAACCTGTAAGATGCGATGCATAAGAACCTTTTCCGAGGAGATGATAAATCTATATAATCATCAGAAATATGGATGAGCGAGCAATTCCAGGTGTAAAGGGCAGAACCTACTTACTACAGGAGGTTCGAAACATGAGTGGACTTGGCCTCATTTTCAGCAATATGATCAAATTTCTTGGACTTTTAAAACAGTTAAGGGGTAAATATAGGCGAAAGAGGCTTGATTTCAACCCCATGCTCATGAGTTCTGAATTCATCCCAAGTAAACCGACATTTCTCATGAAAAGGAGAAATATTATTTCACTCGCAACTCAAAATGAAAAAAGTATTGAATCATATAAGCTTTCTGTGGCCAACCAATTAGTGTATTGTTGAAGATGTTGGTCTTCCAAGATTTTTTGTCTGTTTTGAATCACACCATGTGCACACacgtttaaaattattttttttaaaagaaaaaaagataagAGAAGATTCCAACGGAAAACTTCAACATTTAGCCATAACTAGCAACAAAAATTGATAGAATATTCAGATCACCTGCATCTCATGTGTCCCATTTGCATCTTTAACCACAAATATTTCAAACAATGGAGTTCCAGGAGATGAAGTGACCAACTGCCTGCAATAATTTCTCATTACTGGAGACTTTATGCTTGCATAATTAAGGAgatcaaaacaagaaaaatgcTCTCTTCTTTAATTTCTTATTAGCACCTTGGACTATAACTTCTGCCAACAAATCTTCCCATTCCAGGAGTGATCCGAATCAATCTCCCAAAAGGATCATCTGAGTCCTTAGAATATCCAACCCACCAACCAACCTacatgcatgaaataaatatgaGCAGTGTCAGATTCTAACTTTCGAGCAAGAAATTGAACTCATGAAACAAGGAACAAGAAAGGTAAGGAGAACAAGAAAGGTAAGGACGAGCATCTGCAATGTTCTCCCACATCTGTTAAATATATGGAAATAATCATTCCGTATCTATCCCCTCTTCacatattttttgtatttctcATATAATGTCCTTGTAGTGCCAACAGAGATAGTTTTAATCACTAGTGTTAGAAGACATCAAACACATATTGTGCCAGGGCATAGTAGCATTGCAAAAGCAGAACTGAGAATTAGCATGCAGGTGACATCTCATGGAAAGTCAAATAATGATAATCACGAAATTCTATCCGAAAGTAGAATTATGTCAAAGAATAACACCATGACAatttactattattttatttattattcatgCACTACTGATTATGGCTCCACATAAAATGTTCCAAAGAAAATCATCATCCTTTgatatcaataaaaataataaatattgtgGCTCAACATAAAATGTTCCAAAGAAAACTATCAGCCTCtgatatgaataaaaataataaatctataCTAGGAGTCGTTCAGATTTCTTATCAAATACTCTTTGATGAAAAATCTTAAGCTTTTATCAATAACTATAATCTAATACAACGTGGTGCTTCTGATTCTATGTCATGTTCTTGAAAAGAATTTGAAGGGTGTACTAGATATTTATTATCTGGTGATGGTTTGTTGATAATATGGGTTTTTCGAATGTAGGGCGTTCAAGGTATTTGTGTGATAGAGCACTGTTTGTAAAACAATATCATGGAAGAAAAAATCAGTGTTCTAAAACTCGGGTCTAGGAGGTTCAAGGCGGGCCTAGGCGTTTAAAGtttttttgggaatttttttttgagattttaatttttgaaagccGAATTAAACTAGAACATGACATAAGAAAGAATTATAAGCTCgtgctttttattttttgggatTGAAAGCCCAATTAAAACAACGATTTATTGGCTTGTCTTTGCCCTAACATGTCACTCTCATCTCTGTCTATTTACTTCTGCACACATAAAAAAATCGAACCAGCCCCTAAaggtaatttttttctttattttgatttcttttaCATTGCCTATTATTCTGATCCGCCTTAAGCAGGAGGAATGAACCAATTTTAACAAAGTTTGGGCTGAAATTTAGTTTAAGATCCATTACAATTCTCTTGATGCCGTGGAATCCGCCTAGGCCTAGGCTCTAGGTGCTAGTCTGGCGCCCGACAAGTGCCTAGCGAATTTTAGAACcatggaaaaaataataatagaagaATGTTGTGTTTGATCAAGCTCTGACATATATTTCCAGCGCTTAATTTTGAGTGTTTCACCATCAAACTTGATGTGTGATAGCAAAGTAGTTAATTGCCCTAGTGAAGTAGCACGTGCAAGTAGAATTCATTTTCGCACAGTAAAATCTTTTGCAGTTGTTTACTTTGGCGTAAAACAGCCATCAGCCATGCCATCAATTTACCCAAGGAATTGGATGTTCGATAGCTAACCATATCTATCCACACTACATTTAATTAAGAGCTAATTAGAGTTTTCTTTTAGTCTCTTTCGTGCACAAACTCTTGAAATGATCAAAATAATATAACCTTTTCAATTACTTAGATTAAATTAGTGTTTAGACTTGATTATTTTGTACATCAACATTCGAATTTATAGAACTGTATGATATTTTGTTCGAAAATTCTCCTAACCTATTTGGTCAAATAAAAAGTACAAATGACAACATTACAGGCCAAATAACACACAACATATATGTATGGTGTGTGCTAGCAACTAGTAGATAAGAAGTTAGAACTgagaaatcaaagtctttacCAGTGAGGGAGATTTATGAAGGAACATACAGTTGCTATTATCAAGTTTTATTTTGTGTACTCCGTATATAATCAGACAAAACTTAAGGTGTAGTACAATATTCTGCAACTCAGAATCTCCAAATTAATACCTATCATTAAAAGGAAACTGGGAAAGAAGGTTGACGCCATGCCATGTATTGGCATTTATAGACTGAGAAGTGGAAAAGACAAGAGTAACAAAAGCAGGAAACCAGATAATCGAGATAGAAAAAGCGTCAAAAAGCTAACAATATATTACGGTATTACCAGACCGCTTCCTGTACTTTGGCATAATCTTGAGGCATCTTGGTAACGTTCTTCCTCGATTGCATACTGGAGCAAACAGAAACTGataaaatttttagaaaatttgcgCACATAACTCAATTTGAATACTAATTTACCTTCAATTGAGCCATAATTTCAGCAATACTATCTTTTGATGTTGTATCCGCAATCGCTTTTTTCAACTTAGCAGCTTCCTGGAAGTCTTCGCTCTCTATTGCGTCATCCAGTTGAAACTGTGAACTATAACAAGTCATTATTTCTCAAAATGGAATGACAGTTGTCTAAAATTTCTTCTTCCTATAAATCACTCGATAAATTAGAGACCCCTTTCAGTCTCAAATGCTTCGGCAAGCAAAACATACTGTGCCACATAAGTCAAAGATAACAGGTGGGGTACAAATTACAATCACAAACTCCACCagaaaaaaatgtttgaaaaataAGCTGATCTACCTACCAAAAGACAACATATCATTTGCTTAGAACTAAATAATTACTATCGCGGAACAACATATACATTAATGACTTGCAATCAGAAAAAGTGAAATATAAGCCCAAAGCCCCTTTAATAAAGATGATGGGTTAGAACAGACAGTGGCAAATATTTAAAGTTCAATTACATAGTTCAATTTGGACCATTTGACAGACTAAAACCAATTAGCCAAAACTTTCCCAAGGCCCTTCTCATCCTATACTAAATGCTGCTATGGCTTTTGAGTAGGGATGCAACTTAATCTACTTTGATATGTGCGTGCAGGAGGACTGCCTCGCGTCGGTAGCACCTTCGAAATCCTACTAGAATAGATTAATGCACATATataagataaaattaaaaaaaaaagattatccTAACAAATCAAAACCAAAGGCAATTCTGACAGTAAATCCACAACAGTATAACTGTATAAGCCATCATGcacaaatataacaaaaaaccATTTCTTAAATCCCagagagagaaaaaaacaaCTATCAACGCACAAACTGTATTCGTAAACATCTACAAGAACCGGTGTGTTCAAAAGAACTGAACCTTGAGAACAGAAGCATAGCTCTCAGCCTGCTCAATCTCTGAAAAATGACGGGTCCACCTATTCCAATCCCAATCAGCAGATGACGATGATGAATAAACAAAACTGCTACCATTACTGCCAGAGGTGCCATGATTACCCCTCTCAATATTACTCCGGCAAATGCAAGCCAGCCTTGAGTTCTTGCTTCTTGTAAGAAGAACTTTATGAGCGAAATCGACTGAATGTTTCTTCTTGGAGAGAGGGCCGGTGTCTAGTGAAGACGATGAGAAAGGTCGGAGCTGGGGCGGCGGAACGGCGGACTGCCCAGTCGCCCAAGCATTAGCCACCGACATCTTGAATTTCTTAGCTTAATTTGCAATCTTGAATCGTGGGTTGAGGTTATGGAAATGATTTTCACCCTTTTTCCcctaaacttttccaaaattttgagatattttcttGAAACAGAGGAGCTGAGAAAGAGTGTTGGGCATTATGGACAGAATCTCATCTTTAACTGGATAGGATAACTCTCGATCTTATTCGTACAACAAAGACCATATAGCAAAAATAAATACACCTAATAAACAAACGAGttggtatatatatttttgtctggcaaaaacttatgggcgataggtctcatgggtcgtattttgtgagacgaatatcttatttgagtcattcatgaaaaagtattactttttatgctaaaaatattactttttattagtattaatattatattattattatttttaaaaaatattaaaaataatgatagatGATAATAAGTTTTAGTTTGGAAAATTCTCGTATCTTCCTCGTCTTGCCCCATTAATTTGTTTAAATGAAAATTGTGACAGAGATAGAGATTTGATCTCCGCAATTTCCCCCTGAACCCGAAAAAATGAGGATCGGGACAGATATGGAGGTAGAGATAGAATTCGTAGACGGAGACGGGGATTGCCATCTCTATACAAGAAGATATTTTTATTGGTATTTGTTGAATGGTTTCTATGTATTAGTAGTTGTTTTATTTATATCAATTATTATAACTATACTAACTCAACTAACTATTACACCAACTTctttcggttttttattttcCGGTGTATCTTCATAGTTGTATTTTCAAACTCCACTATTTGAACCTTagtttattatgtatttttaaatataaaaaaaacttattatatgatattttgataaataattactttttttgtattatttaaatttttaaaaaaaaaaacccgagAACCACTGTCATTTTGTtctagtattttattttttgtaaaatagtctaaaaaatattttataaataattatttatcataaaaatgtatttatatcatatatcgAAATGAGAAGTGTATTTATGACAtgcatttattataataatatcatcaaaactgacatttaacattttattatattttctcaacaacaaaaaaaaagaaattaatatgCGCAACGAATATTGATTGAGTaaattttgttgaattttagaGGACCAAATTTGTTATTATAAATGTATCTTATCACAAACTTTGTGCAAacatgaaaatttcaaattattaacaGATCAGAAAATAGTTTTCTCCGAACAtggttttattaaataattaatgataatatatgaatatattttaattccCCTGATCGAATTGGAGTCTAATAGCAATTTACGTGCAAAAGAATCAAATACATTGACAGTAAAATATTCCATTGCCCctcttcaaaaaaataaataaaccagtCGTATGTACTCGTATAAATACACCTCAAAATCTTGTATACATGTATTTCTACGGTTTGATGTTCTTTAAATTCTAATTCTTTACAAATACTGAGttttagataaaaatataacttcaaataatttttttgacaaatatAAAGAATGCATACCATTATCATTGTTGCTACAAACGCGCAAAGTATTTCTGTGCAGCGTTATGCACAGCCAACTTCCAGCAGCTCCTCCCAAGTTGTGAGCTTTTGCCGCGGTTTTCCCTTCAAACTTCCCCGCCTTCTCTCTTCAGCGTCGATTCTTTTCCAGCTACTGAAAGGGACGACTGCGATCCTCCGACTGTCTAATAGTTGAAGCAGCCCTTGTCCCCCGGGTTTTGATGAGTCGGAAGTTAATACTCCTTTACTTATGTCGTCTGAGATGCACGCAAGCTGCCACGTGTTTTGGTGATCAAAACATCTAGTTAGCTAAGAAGTAAACAATATAGTAATACTACCCTGAGATAACATAAAACACAACCCAACTTGACTCAAATCGCCCTTATTGACAGTACCGGAGCCAGGATTTGTATTTTAAGGAGTCGAAGCTAGATGCTAACAACTAGCGAGCAAAATACATCCTCAACTTATCTGAgatatatgaaaatattatcAAGAAAATTTCATGGAGGGTTCCATCCGTCACTGTTGCTTGCTTATTTTTACCAcagcataaatatttttcaacggTTGTTGCTGTGCAATCCGCAATAAAAACTTATCACACGACATGTATCGATCATACAATCAGTGGATGAGGATTGAGATACATGCGAACATCTGATCAGTATGATTGAGCATGTACCACCAAGAGTAATTAAAGAATTACAATGAGTTTATCAAGTTATTGTCATGTCTACAAATAAATTGGCATGGTTAAATTCTTTACCGTAAATGAGTAAACTTACCGTCTCCTCGGCACAATAAAGGTTGGTGCCGATAATCCCCGTTGGTCCTCTCTTCAACCACCCACACACATACAACCCTGCGTCGCATTTTGATTCATCTTGTGACACATTGGCTAGAACACGACCTCCGATATTTGGAACGATTCCTGAAAAGGAGATGAAGATCAATCATTAGGAAGTAAACCCATGTCCTGAATTTCACCAACGAAACAGCTCCTTTTGAGACAAGTTATTCTCAAAGTTCTATATGTTCATATACCTTTGTGGTTATCAAAGGGTAGTCCATCA includes these proteins:
- the LOC140975500 gene encoding protein EXECUTER 2, chloroplastic-like; translation: MSVANAWATGQSAVPPPQLRPFSSSSLDTGPLSKKKHSVDFAHKVLLTRSKNSRLACICRSNIERGNHGTSGSNGSSFVYSSSSSADWDWNRWTRHFSEIEQAESYASVLKFQLDDAIESEDFQEAAKLKKAIADTTSKDSIAEIMAQLKYAIEEERYQDASRLCQSTGSGLVGWWVGYSKDSDDPFGRLIRITPGMGRFVGRSYSPRQLVTSSPGTPLFEIFVVKDANGTHEMQVVFLKRTKGNSANSRASSDKSTTPSASEIVDTPVVDDNVEESEAEKRKVKSIDMEGADEGIKSVMNFLKEKIPELKFKVMKVNITEDMTEDAVRQLIEEDYEKTTSEDSEEEAGDINDNQQDQVTAQGDNDTLEDEKNLDMKLYIGGVLHNKEDDHTKDEFVRVPANIKDTERDSFVLHIPKGDQDNGAEKNAASKVEVVAAITAHSVSELMPPDVAKVFMGSDKVSSKISKDVREMVKLAVSHAQKQNRLSEYTNFSRISTSQGDLDIFDGLYVGAFGPYGTEVVQLRRKYGSWTVNSDDKSSDMEFFEYVEAVKLTGDLNVPAGQVTFRAKIGRGNRLAKRGMYPDELGVVASYRGQGRIAEFGFQNPKWVEGELLQLNGKGLGPYVKGADLGFLYVVPEQSFLVLFNRLKLPE